The Saccharomyces mikatae IFO 1815 strain IFO1815 genome assembly, chromosome: 15 DNA window TTTCTTTGCTCTTGTTGTTACCACTACCAGTATTTTCTAACACACCTACCTGTACCGGTTCTTCGATAGTAGTATCTGCATTTCCTCTAGTCGGGTTGAATTCAAACACCTTTCCCTCGAGCTTATTCTTCTCATGTTTGCtgatttctttgttcatGCTATATACCATGTCCATGATCTTACTACCAGTTTTGCGCTTCTGGTGAACACATTGGGAAATACTATTGGGTCCGGTTACCTTGCTAATTTTCTTGCTACTGCTGATCCTCCTATTAGGTTGTTTACCCTTTCTAACAGAAACAGGACTGCTTTCAGAGGCTAATAGTGCTTGCCAGTTTGATGAAAGAGCCATTGAAATTATAAATTATCCGCTTTAAACAACTTGTACCCACCTATTCAGTGCCTAGAACCAGGCTACAATTGGACTATAATTGCGATGAGATTAGCtaaacttttgaaatttttcttcttttagcCGGCCGACCTTGCATTAGCCCGCGTCAAATATAAACAATACAATATGATGAATAACTTAATTACTTAACATAGGATAAATAAATGAGACAAtacgaaaacaaaataaagaacCCGTATTCTGAAAGCTCAAGCACGGTACGGTGACACAGTAATGGATACGATGACAGTGTTGAATGAACTTCGGGCTCAGTTTCTGCGAGTATGCCCGGAGAAAGATcagatgaaaagaataataaaaccATACATTCCTATCGATGAATTCAATACAGAGCAGTGGTTAGATCCTTCTATTCGTGAACTGTATACAAACTCACACGGAGTAAGCCTTTTGCCTGAGCTAGAATCTCCACCGATATCTAAGGATTTCATGGAGAACTATGCTTCGTTAGGGAAAATGAGGATAATGAGAGAGAATGAAGGACAAAAAGGGAACACTAACCAGAACTTGATACGAACAGAGAAGGCTGAGGAAaatgaggaagaaaaacGGAATCAGCAGGACAAAAGTGCTAAAAACACTCTGATAGTAGAAGATAACGGAACACTTCGCTATAATCCACTAAATTCGCCTATTTCGGATTCTCTCTTAATTGGTGATGACCATACTAGTGGAAAAAATCAGAAGACGTCCTCAAAGGAAGATTTGTATTTAAATAGCTCGATAGAAttacaaaagaaatctaGCAAGAGATCATCCCTTCCTTTTGTAAGGATATTCAAAAGTCGAAGGGACCACTCGAACACTTCTGGAAATAAGAATACTATCAGCACAGCTGCtacaagaacaaaaacacCAAATTTGCATCCAACTGGTGCACGTCACAATAAGAAAGGCAGTAAGTTTGATATGAATTTTGACTTCGATGAAAACTTAGAAGAGGAggatgacgatgacgatgacgacGAGGAAGGTGACGATATACATtcacaattttttcaattagaTAATGAATTTGATGCGGAAAGTTCTGGAGCCAGTTCATTCCAAAAAGGCTCCAATGGCATATTAAATAATAAGAACAACACCTCCTACACAAATAACAGAAATAGCATCAGTATTCTCGATGATCGAGAAAGTTCAAATGGAAATTTGGGAAGCGTTACAAGGTTAAAACCACATTTTCCAACAAGCCAAAAGGGAAAGAATTTTCTAGTGGAGAGCAAAAACGATGGACAAAAACCAGATTCGTTGAACGTCAATAAAAGTGTAAATGGAGAGGGAGGCAGCACCGGCGGAAATGCATCTATCGGTAGGGATGGTTTAACGGAAACGGAAAGTAACAATATTTCTGATATGGAGTCATACATAAACGAGAAAGACTTAGATGATTTGAACTTTGATACAGTGACCTCTAACATCAACAAAACTGTTTCAGATTTGGGAGGACATGAATCGGTGATTGATGGAACAGCAGACACAAACCGGGATTCTAGCAGTCATgttaatgatgatgaatttaGTGCTCAAAATCACGATCGAATCACCCCTGGTTCATCATATGGGAAGTCTCTTTTAGGGTCTGAATACTCCGAAGAACACTACTTGAATAATGGATCATCGACTATGGAAAGCGGTGAAATGTCTATTGATTCAGACATACAAACTAATACTATACCTTCTCATTCCATACCGATGTCGATGCAAAAATACGGCATTTATCATGGTGACGATGACTCTACTTTGAACAACGTCTTTGATAAGGCTGTACTAACTATGAACTCATCGCGGCACCCCAAGGAAAGGCGTGATACTGCTATATCTGCAAAAGAGCCAACATCCTTTGCCAGTTCTAATAGAAAATTGTCTGTTAGCTCGAATTTAACATCGACAAGATCTCCCCTTTTTCGAGGACATGGGAGAACTTCATCAACAGTAAGTAGTGAACATATGAAAGTCCCGAAGTTCTCTGACGGTGTTTCACATagagcaagaaaaagtacACTGTCATTGAAGCAAGATCATACTCAATCCAATGTTTCCTCAAATGCTCATAAGAGCTCAAAAGAGGGGAACATTCTTATTGAGAAAAGTACTGATTATTTAGAGTTCAAACCTAAAACATCGCAGTTGTCAAATATGttcaacaaaaagaaaaaaataaccaATACTAATTCTGTAGATGTATTGGagtatttttcctttgtatGCGGTGATAAAGTGCCAAATTATGAATCAATGGGTCTcgaaatatatatacaagcttcaaagaaatataaaagacACTCATTTACGACAAAAGTCCGAAAATCTTCCACCATCTTCGAAGTAATTGGTTTTGCTTTGTTTCTGTATTccactgaaaaaaaacccaatagttttgaagaagatggatTGACAGTGGAAGACATCTCTAATCCGAATAATTTCGCCTTGAAGAttgttgatgaagatgGTGAACCATTTGAGGATAACTTTGGTAAACTTGATAGAAAGAGCACTATACAATCAATTTCGGACAGCGAAGTTGTGCTATGTAAGGTCGATAATGCCGAGAAAACccgaaatgaaaatgaaacacCTTTACCATTTGATATTGGTGGTAGCCTAATGGATGCTTCGGCAATTGATGCTAACAGTAATAACGATACAACTGAAGGCACTATCAATCAACTGAGTTTCTACAAACCTATAATAGGTAATGAAGACGACACAGATAAGGCCAATGGTTCAAAGATCATTGACGTAACAGTGTTTTTATATCCTAACGTGAATCCCAAATTTAATTATACCACCATTAGCGTTTTAGTGACCTCACGCGTCAATGACATTTTGGTTAAATATTGtaaaatgaagaatatggATCCTAATGAGTATGCTTTGAAAGTACTGGGTAAGAACTATATACTAGATTTGAATGATACAGTATTAAGGCTCGATGGAATTAATAAGGTGGAACTTATCTCTAAAAAGGATGCAAGAGAGCTGCATTTGGAAAAGATGAAGCCGGACCTAAAGAAGCCCGTTTTGCCAACGATCCAAAGTAATGATTTAACTCCGTTGACTTTGGAACCTCTGAACTCATATCTGAAAGCGGATGCTGGAGGAGCTGTTGCTGCCGTTCCTGAAAACGCAAAACTGACATCTAAGGCTAAGAAGATTTCCGCAAAGTATAAGCTTAGTTTAGCAAAACAACACTCATCCTCAAGTGTTGCTAGTGGGAATGGTTCAATTACTGGAGGCCTAGCAAATGGAAATGGGTTtttcaagaacaagaattcATCGAAATCCTCTTTGCATGGGACATTACAGTTTCATAATTTAAACCGTTCACAGAGCACGATGGAGCATACCCCGGACACCCCCAGTGGGGTTGGTGATAACTTTCAAGATCTCTTCACCGGAGCTTATCATAAATACAAAGTATGGAGAAGGCAACAAATGTCATTCATAAACAAGCATGAAAGAACGCTGGCCATTGACGGCGATTACATATACATCGTACCTCCAGAGGGACGTATGCATTGGCATGATAATGTAAAGACCAAGTCACTACATATCAGCCAAGTGGTTCTTGtcaaaaaatctaaaagaGTTCCAGAgcatttcaaaattttcgTAAGAAGAGAGGGGCAAGACGACATCAAAAGATACTACTTCGAAGCGGTTTCGAATCAAGAGTGTACTGAAATTGTGACTCGGTTACAAAACTTGTTAAGTGCATATAGAATGAACCACAAATAAATGTCATTCTTATTGTACTGTATCTTACATAcatttattttgttttatatcCACATTATAATATAGAAAAATACCCTCAACGTGATCTCGACTGTGATTGGTCGGAGTCCGCCTTTTGACACaagggaagaaaaagaagctttTAGGAGCAAGTTATATCATGAAATGCAGAACCGAGTATCATTGAATAAAGTCAGTCGTTCTTCAACATCACTTATCACTGCAAAATGGGTGCTGCTTATCATTTCATGGGGAAAGCTATCCCCCCACATCAACTAGCTATTGGAACATTAGGACTATTAAGTTTATTGGTTATTCCAAATCCTTTCAAAAGTGCTAAGGCAAAAACTGTTGATATCAAAACTGACaataaagatgaagaacaattcattgaaaacTACTTGAAGAAACATTTAGAAAGGCAAGATGCGTAAATAAAGCTCGATTGCTCCGCTTTTGAAGGCCTTTTGTACATACAgtaaatattctttatacATACAGCTTTTGATATTCAGGATTTAAACATTTTTATAATTTAACAAACGTTTACATCCAGGTAGCGTGACGTTCACCCTTTCATATTATCTCTTTTTAATGTACAATACTATGTAAGACTACGTGATGGCAATATGCTCATTATTTAAATAAAGCGTCATTTGATAAAGGATCCGCAGCaatgatattttctcttctcttaATCTTCCTCTCCACGGCAGCATCGGCTCTAGATTTCGCCTCTTCAGCAGCTTGTTGTTTAATTTGAGCTCTTACGACATTTGGTGAAACATACTGTTTATTTTCGTAGATCTTTGGACCACCAAATGAACCTTCTAGAATCAAAATGACAGTCATAACGAATCTGGGACCAATTTCCACCAATGATATGTCCTCCTCACCatcttcatattcttctttgtttttagtACTATGTGAGATCTCGTATGTTCTCACCCATATCTTATCATCCACGATACTGAAGGACATGACGTGATCGATAAAGGGCTTGGACTTTCTAGCATTTGGTGGCACGCCAAAGTTGTGTACTAACAACTCCTTAATCAATTGATAGTGTGGGGAAGATTCGAAACGCTGGTCAAATGACAATACTGGACGAGAACCCTTTAAACAGTTACCTGTGAAATTCAATTCATCCATGGTATGCAAGTTTTGAATGTAAAATTTAATAGTAGGTCCATTTGGTGGTTTAGATAACCATAGATACAAATCTTGATGTTTTCTGGCCTCGAAGAATAGAACATTATTACAATTATACAACTCAGCGATTTCGTTTAATTGTTGAAGATCTTTCTTGGTATCCAATTTAGGCTCCTTCCTAGAATGAGGTAATAAACCGCTTAAATCTTGAATTAAATGACGATGTCTGTAGTTAACACCTCTACTCGAAATCAAAAGTGTTCTTTGCTTGTTCATAAATTGCTTGACATTGCCttgcttcttttcaaatttactATCTTTGCTCTTTCCTGCAAGGGCCTTGTAGATAGAAGACATATTTATTCGGATACTTGCAACAATTTAAGTATTACTTAAGAAAGATGACCAGCAGATCTGTTTTTGGAGACCTCTTGCTTGTAAATACTCTACTATTCACTATGCCAAAGGTATTAGCTTCTTTGCAAACTCTTGCGATGAGCAtctaaaattttttcagtcATCTCTAACGAAAGTCGCTTCTTACGGGCCGCCGAAGGCcccaagaaaagaatacaaaTCAAGTTGAAACTAAACTCAGTGGCAAAGCAACGATCCATAAAAGATTAGGTATAACCAACCGGGGGTTGAAGCATGTCCGAGAAGATACAGGAGGAAATCCTAGGGCTAATAAACAAATCTAGCTTCAAACAATGCTATATACGACTGGCACAATTGCAAAAACAATTCCCTAACGCATTGTATTTCAAGATTCTCGAAACTTATGTTAAGTTTAAGCAATCGCCTAGTAAGTTCGACTACATTAAGCTATTGGATGAGCCTTTCGGGCTAAATGGAACAAAAATCACGGGTGACACTCGTTCCTTGGAGTTTTTGCACAACTTCTTTGTAGAACTGGGGAAGTACGACGAAGCCTTACACGTGTATGAAAGAGGCAACTTTAAATTCCCTAGTTACGAATTGTCGTACCATTGgttttcaaaagctttgGAAGATTCGAATTATAACCAAATGAGCAAAGCATCCCTTCAACTAGCCAAGTATTGCGATAGCGGGAACCTGCCTAAAAGAGTATACTACTTTTGGAATGCC harbors:
- the AVO1 gene encoding Avo1p (similar to Saccharomyces cerevisiae AVO1 (YOL078W); ancestral locus Anc_3.126), translated to MDTMTVLNELRAQFLRVCPEKDQMKRIIKPYIPIDEFNTEQWLDPSIRELYTNSHGVSLLPELESPPISKDFMENYASLGKMRIMRENEGQKGNTNQNLIRTEKAEENEEEKRNQQDKSAKNTLIVEDNGTLRYNPLNSPISDSLLIGDDHTSGKNQKTSSKEDLYLNSSIELQKKSSKRSSLPFVRIFKSRRDHSNTSGNKNTISTAATRTKTPNLHPTGARHNKKGSKFDMNFDFDENLEEEDDDDDDDEEGDDIHSQFFQLDNEFDAESSGASSFQKGSNGILNNKNNTSYTNNRNSISILDDRESSNGNLGSVTRLKPHFPTSQKGKNFLVESKNDGQKPDSLNVNKSVNGEGGSTGGNASIGRDGLTETESNNISDMESYINEKDLDDLNFDTVTSNINKTVSDLGGHESVIDGTADTNRDSSSHVNDDEFSAQNHDRITPGSSYGKSLLGSEYSEEHYLNNGSSTMESGEMSIDSDIQTNTIPSHSIPMSMQKYGIYHGDDDSTLNNVFDKAVLTMNSSRHPKERRDTAISAKEPTSFASSNRKLSVSSNLTSTRSPLFRGHGRTSSTVSSEHMKVPKFSDGVSHRARKSTLSLKQDHTQSNVSSNAHKSSKEGNILIEKSTDYLEFKPKTSQLSNMFNKKKKITNTNSVDVLEYFSFVCGDKVPNYESMGLEIYIQASKKYKRHSFTTKVRKSSTIFEVIGFALFLYSTEKKPNSFEEDGLTVEDISNPNNFALKIVDEDGEPFEDNFGKLDRKSTIQSISDSEVVLCKVDNAEKTRNENETPLPFDIGGSLMDASAIDANSNNDTTEGTINQLSFYKPIIGNEDDTDKANGSKIIDVTVFLYPNVNPKFNYTTISVLVTSRVNDILVKYCKMKNMDPNEYALKVLGKNYILDLNDTVLRLDGINKVELISKKDARELHLEKMKPDLKKPVLPTIQSNDLTPLTLEPLNSYLKADAGGAVAAVPENAKLTSKAKKISAKYKLSLAKQHSSSSVASGNGSITGGLANGNGFFKNKNSSKSSLHGTLQFHNLNRSQSTMEHTPDTPSGVGDNFQDLFTGAYHKYKVWRRQQMSFINKHERTLAIDGDYIYIVPPEGRMHWHDNVKTKSLHISQVVLVKKSKRVPEHFKIFVRREGQDDIKRYYFEAVSNQECTEIVTRLQNLLSAYRMNHK
- the ATP19 gene encoding F1F0 ATP synthase subunit k (similar to Saccharomyces cerevisiae ATP19 (YOL077W-A); ancestral locus Anc_3.128), with translation MGAAYHFMGKAIPPHQLAIGTLGLLSLLVIPNPFKSAKAKTVDIKTDNKDEEQFIENYLKKHLERQDA
- the BRX1 gene encoding ribosome biogenesis protein BRX1 (similar to Saccharomyces cerevisiae BRX1 (YOL077C); ancestral locus Anc_3.129), with translation MSSIYKALAGKSKDSKFEKKQGNVKQFMNKQRTLLISSRGVNYRHRHLIQDLSGLLPHSRKEPKLDTKKDLQQLNEIAELYNCNNVLFFEARKHQDLYLWLSKPPNGPTIKFYIQNLHTMDELNFTGNCLKGSRPVLSFDQRFESSPHYQLIKELLVHNFGVPPNARKSKPFIDHVMSFSIVDDKIWVRTYEISHSTKNKEEYEDGEEDISLVEIGPRFVMTVILILEGSFGGPKIYENKQYVSPNVVRAQIKQQAAEEAKSRADAAVERKIKRRENIIAADPLSNDALFK